A section of the Kluyveromyces lactis strain NRRL Y-1140 chromosome F complete sequence genome encodes:
- the OPI10 gene encoding Opi10p (similar to uniprot|Q08202 Saccharomyces cerevisiae YOL032W Hypothetical ORF), which yields MFAAIASGNPLQLSTEVPNSNGLQHTIVLSSTKPKSYSHITLFILPNVTFPQEFLATVYFKLNPAEDFKLFGYLGNEKPSAIFKVKLPQANVGNGVTANPSDGLGEIDMEDDVMTDDLNGANANHNISQLIIGISIEPRNDATAKLEQWKAEQAALSSSAGAGAMVLSKNSVQILTAGALAKQYPVVTQELAAKIVQHAYNYLTGFVDAQGNVSIKRFDTWWEKFRVRLQNDATFLDEVTKD from the coding sequence ATGTTTGCTGCCATCGCCTCCGGGAACCCCTTACAATTATCCACTGAAGTACCTAATTCTAATGGTTTGCAGCATACAATAGtattatcatcaacaaagCCAAAATCATACTCACATATCACTTTGTTTATACTACCAAACGTAACATTCCCTCAGGAATTCCTTGCGACAGTGTATTTTAAACTAAATCCAGCGGAGGACTTCAAATTATTTGGATACTTGGGTAATGAGAAACCGAGTGCAATTTTTAAGGTAAAACTTCCACAGGCCAATGTTGGGAATGGTGTGACAGCTAACCCTTCAGATGGATTAGGTGAAATTGATATGGAAGACGATGTAATGACAGATGACCTCAATGGTGCCAACGCAAATCACAATATTTCGCAGTTAATCATAGGAATTTCCATTGAACCAAGAAATGATGCCACTGCCAAGCTTGAGCAGTGGAAAGCGGAGCAAGCTGCATTGAGTTCGAGCGCTGGTGCCGGTGCAATGGTACTATCTAAGAATTCTGTACAAATCCTAACTGCAGGAGCTCTTGCGAAACAATATCCTGTGGTAACACAAGAATTGGCTGCGAAGATCGTTCAGCATGCTTATAATTATTTAACTGGATTTGTCGATGCTCAAGGGAACGTCTCCATCAAAAGGTTTGATACATGGTGGGAAAAGTTCAGAGTAAGGTTGCAAAACGATGCAACTTTCTTGGATGAGGTTACAAAGGACTGA
- the SMC5 gene encoding DNA repair ATPase SMC5 (similar to uniprot|Q08204 YOL034W Saccharomyces cerevisiae YOL034W SMC5 Structural maintenance of chromosomes (SMC) protein, interacts with Rhc18p and Nse1p to form a large complex): MAPSQSAMTSVINFGDYVDDTADSLLNDDINPCTNNSKNLSTKRLRIQHSELNEFQPGAVVKLKLTNFVTYALTEFHLSPSLNMIIGPNGSGKSTFVCAICLGLAGKPEYIGRSKKVEEYIKNGTDEGVIEITLKNSSALLHSDFNMINTDDDVVHVKRVLSMEKKKSKYYINNKVVTEEVVKSMVRVLNIQLDNLCQFLSQERVEEFARLKPDTLLNETIRSIEAGLLEKLSELKSLQAEGNELQIDLGAKENKLKELTSSRAALESQAHALELYEEKARELDIHQKLLNYTYLKEHKEKIRGLKDKRNALRNEVKTMENESKPFNLLGVRLTADENNCKSDIDDLSRRRYSAKTSFNSSTENIQKTSKYLSECESKVNFLTTRNKSLKEDIKVNEEKIKALEEERNKVVLPDPEKIHEVDENLSTASAKRLKLNDDIADLKEKKAKILFIRQAKEADMRKKQNDLSSNDNLNILDGLQKKNNSTVFSKLKNAILYLRSVKDAKGRVFEPALLSVSAVDETFAAYLQSCIDFHTSTALTMIDKHAYAKFSDYLVEKFNVNIRELSDQPVKPRMTREELRGFGFEGYLVDFIKGDENVIKMLCQQQKIHMIPVTRRPLGKSHLEALKKVDRNGRILFPKFIEGSYIHNINQSEYGRKQIYSKSVRIKMHADFYKASSMGRSDIDAINLSIKKLHEEVVKLDENLKSLSTDIAKKEKEIVESRHVTDHLKTQRYELGKSSRLLQQYDVKISRYRQKVNDNNEKLRVDIRDSIKEASNKLQEARESERKALLRLHPITIQMQEFDIEMATKNMYLLELRTKIDSISQVCRSMEEARNLKKEEFIDVSEQYKSIKNTDEFIKCSNAIENFPEEEKDVLNEIAVKYNQENQFSSIHIESIINRLSSELSMINNDTSVIDILKKTNEDISILEKTLPHLRAKLASNAQTILEIRNSLEPRLDDIVKQISKKFSHLFAYVGSAGQVELKKPDSFNDWCIEIKVKFRDNSELQQLNPHVQSGGERAVSTVLYMIALQQFTSSPFRVVDEINQGMDQTNERIVHRIMVENACAENTSQYFLITPKLLTNLFYHERMRIHCVFAGSWIPDPATDPQRTHFGETTSYIL, encoded by the coding sequence ATGGCCCCTTCTCAATCAGCAATGACATCAGTAATTAATTTCGGGGATTACGTAGATGATACTGCAGATTCCCTTCTTAACGATGACATTAATCCTTGTACAAATAACTCGAAGAATTTGTCAACAAAGAGATTAAGGATTCAACATTCggaattgaatgaatttcAACCAGGAGCTGTCGTAAAACTGAAACTAACAAACTTCGTTACGTATGCATTAACAGAGTTCCATTTGTCACCATCGTTGAATATGATTATTGGTCCCAATGGTTCAGGTAAATCCACTTTTGTATGTGCTATTTGCTTAGGTTTAGCAGGTAAACCTGAGTATATCGGAAGATCCAAGAAAGTAGAAGAATATATTAAAAATGGGACAGATGAAGGTGTGATCGAAATAACTCTAAAGAACTCAAGTGCTCTTTTACATTCTGACTTTAACATGATCAATACTGATGATGACGTTGTCCATGTAAAAAGAGTTTTGAGtatggaaaagaagaaatccaaATACTACATTAACAACAAGGTGGTAACAGAGGAAGTTGTAAAAAGTATGGTACGAGTATTAAATATCCAGCTTGATAACCTTTGTCAATTCCTTTCACAGGAGCGTGTCGAAGAGTTTGCTAGGTTGAAACCTGATACGCTACTAAATGAAACAATTCGATCGATAGAAGCAGGACTTCTCGAGAAACTTTCTGAACTGAAATCATTACAAGCTGAAGGAAATGAACTACAAATCGATTTGGGGgccaaagaaaacaaattgaaagaattgactTCTTCAAGGGCAGCTCTTGAAAGCCAGGCTCATGCGCTCGAACTCTATGAAGAGAAGGCACGTGAATTAGATATTCATCAGAAGTTACTAAACTACACGTACCTTAAAGAACATAAGGAGAAAATCCGTGGTCTCAAGGATAAACGTAATGCTTTGAGGAATGAAGTGAAGACGATGGAAAATGAATCGAAGCCATTTAATTTATTGGGAGTTCGATTGACTGCAGACGAAAATAATTGTAAAAGTGACATAGATGATTTGAGTAGAAGGCGATATTCCGCTAAAACGAGTTTCAACAGTAGCACagaaaacattcaaaaaacCTCCAAATATTTGTCGGAATGCGAATCTAAAGTGAATTTCCTTACAACCAGAAATAAGTCTTTGAAGGAGGATATAAAGGTAAACGAAGAGAAGATTAAAGCACtggaagaagagagaaaCAAAGTTGTTTTACCAGATCCAGAAAAGATTCATGAAGTAGACGAGAATTTGAGTACTGCTTCTGCGAAAAGATTAAAGTTAAACGATGACATAGCAGATTTGAAGGAGAAAAAAGCTAAAATACTATTCATTAGGCAAGCAAAAGAAGCGGACATGCGGAAGAAGCAAAACGACCTTTCAAGCAACGACAATCTCAACATACTCGATGgattacaaaaaaaaaataatagcACCGTTTTCTCAAAACTAAAGAATGCCATTCTCTATTTACGATCTGTGAAGGATGCTAAAGGGAGGGTATTTGAACCAGCTTTGCTATCGGTATCAGCCGTGGACGAAACATTCGCAGCTTATTTACAATCTTGCATTGACTTTCACACTAGCACTGCTCTTACCATGATAGATAAACATGCTTATGCGAAGTTTAGTGATTACCTTGTTGAGAAGTTCAACGTGAATATAAGAGAGCTATCTGATCAGCCTGTAAAACCAAGAATGACAAGAGAAGAACTACGAGGATTTGGATTCGAAGGATATTTAGtcgatttcatcaaaggAGATGAAAATGTCATAAAAATGCTCTGTCAGCAACAAAAAATCCACATGATACCCGTTACCAGACGACCTCTTGGCAAAAGTCATTTAGAAGCATTGAAAAAAGTTGACAGAAACGGAAGGATTCTTTTCCCAAAATTCATAGAAGGCTCTTACATCCATAATATAAATCAGTCTGAGTACGGTAGAAAGCAAATTTATTCTAAATCTGTTCGTATCAAAATGCATGCTGATTTCTACAAAGCATCTTCAATGGGGCGTTCCGATATTGATGCCATCAATTTATCAATTAAGAAATTGCATGAGGAGGTAGTCAAGCTTGATGAAAATCTAAAAAGTTTGTCCACTGACATAgctaagaaagaaaaagagataGTAGAATCACGCCACGTAACAGATCATTTGAAAACTCAGCGCTATGAGCTTGGGAAAAGTTCTCGACTCTTGCAGCAATATGATGTCAAGATCAGTAGATATCGCCAGAAAGTCAACGACAACAATGAAAAGCTAAGAGTAGATATAAGAGACAGCATAAAAGAAGCCAGTAACAAGTTACAAGAGGCACGCGAGAGCGAGAGGAAAGCTTTACTTCGTTTACACCCCATAACCATACAGATgcaagaatttgatatcgAGATGGCGACAAAGAATATGTATCTCCTGGAATTACGTACGAAAATTGATTCCATATCACAGGTGTGCAGGTCTATGGAAGAAGCGCgcaatttgaaaaaagaagagttcATCGATGTTTCTGAGCAATACAAAAGTATCAAAAACACAGATGAGTTTATAAAGTGCTCGAATGCAATCGAGAACTTCccagaagaggaaaaggaTGTTCTCAACGAAATTGCGGTAAAATATaatcaagaaaatcaattcaGCTCGATTCATATCGAAAGTATTATAAATAGGCTTTCAAGTGAACTCTCTATGATCAACAACGACACTTCTGTCATTGACATTCTAAAAAAAACCAACGAAGATATATCTATACTGGAGAAAACTCTTCCTCATCTACGAGCCAAGCTCGCATCTAATGCTCAAACAATACTTGAAATAAGAAACTCCCTAGAGCCTAGGTTGGATGATATTGTGAAACAGATCTCTAAGAAATTCTCCCATCTTTTCGCATATGTTGGGAGCGCCGGTCAAGTGGAGTTGAAGAAACCTGACTCTTTCAACGATTGGTGcattgaaataaaagtCAAGTTTCGGGATAACAGTGAACTACAACAGCTTAATCCTCATGTACAATCGGGTGGAGAAAGGGCTGTGTCTACAGTTCTTTACATGATTGCATTACAGCAGTTTACCTCGTCTCCATTCAGAGTAGTCGACGAGATTAATCAAGGTATGGATCAAACCAACGAAAGAATCGTTCACAGAATTATGGTAGAAAATGCCTGTGCTGAGAATACTTCCCAATACTTCCTTATTACACCAAAGCTTTTGACGAATCTCTTTTATCATGAGAGGATGAGAATTCATTGCGTCTTCGCGGGATCTTGGATACCAGACCCTGCAACCGATCCACAAAGAACTCATTTCGGAGAAACTACGTCATATATTTTATAA
- the CYS3 gene encoding cystathionine gamma-lyase CYS3 (highly similar to uniprot|P31373 Saccharomyces cerevisiae YAL012W CYS3 Cystathionine gamma-lyase catalyzes one of the two reactions involved in the transsulfuration pathway that yields cysteine from homocysteine with the intermediary formation of cystathionine), with amino-acid sequence MGLLPTDKFATKAIHAGTHVDVHGSVIEPISLSTTFKQSAPAQPIGEYEYSRSQNPNRKNLEDAIAALENGKYGLAFSSGSATTAVILQSLPQGSHAVSIGDVYGGTHRYFTKVANAHGVETTFTNNLVAELPSLIKENTKLVWIETPTNPTLKVTDIELVAKTAKSINKDILLVVDNTFLSPYLSNPLNFGADIVVHSATKYINGHSDVVLGVLATNDKVIYEKLQFLQNAIGAIPSPFDSWLVHRGVKTLHLRVRQASLSAHKIAEFLSSNENVIAVNYPGLPTHESYAVVKKQHRDALGGGMISFRIKGGAEAASTFSSSTRLFTLAESLGGIESLLEVPAVMTHGGIPKEQREASGVYDDLVRLSIGIEDTDDLLEDIKQALASASN; translated from the coding sequence ATGGGTTTGTTACCAACTGATAAGTTTGCTACAAAGGCTATTCACGCCGGTACTCACGTGGATGTTCACGGTTCTGTCATTGaaccaatttctttgtctACTACTTTCAAGCAGTCTGCTCCAGCTCAACCAATTGGTGAATACGAATACTCTAGATCTCAAAATCCAAATAGAAAGAATTTGGAAGATGCCATTGctgctttggaaaatgGTAAATACGGTTTAGCGTTCTCTAGTGGTTCCGCCACCACTGCTGTGATTCTACAATCCTTGCCACAAGGTTCTCATGCAGTTTCTATTGGTGATGTTTACGGTGGTACTCACAGATACTTCACCAAAGTTGCCAATGCTCATGGTGTTGAAACCACTTTCACCAACAACTTGGTAGCTGAGTTGCCATCTTTGATCAAGGAAAACACTAAATTGGTTTGGATTGAAACCCCAACTAACCCAACTTTAAAAGTTACTGATATCGAATTAGTAGCCAAGACCGCTAAGTCCATTAATAAGGATATCCTACTGGTTGTTGACAACACTTTCCTATCTCCATATTTGTCTAACCCTCTGAACTTCGGTGCTGACATCGTCGTCCACTCTGCTACTAAATACATTAACGGTCACTCTGACGTCGTCTTGGGTGTCTTAGCTACCAACGACAAAGTCATCTACGAAAAGTTGCAATTTTTGCAAAACGCTATTGGTGCCATTCCATCACCATTTGATTCTTGGTTGGTACACCGTGGTGTCAAGACTTTGCACTTGAGAGTTAGACAAGCTTCTTTGTCCGCTCACAAGATTGCTGAATTCTTATCCTCTAACGAAAATGTCATCGCAGTTAATTACCCAGGTTTACCAACTCACGAAAGTTATGCAGTCGTTAAGAAACAACACCGCGATGCTCTAGGTGGTGGTATGATCTCCTTCAGAATCAAAGGTGGTGCAGAAGCTGCTTCTACCTTCTCATCTTCTACCAGATTATTCACTCTGGCTGAATCTCTTGGTGGTATCGAATCCCTATTGGAAGTTCCTGCCGTCATGACCCACGGTGGTATCCCAAAGGAGCAAAGAGAAGCATCCGGTGTTTACGACGATTTGGTCAGATTATCCATTGGTATTGAGGATACAGATGATCTATTGGAAGATATTAAGCAAGCTCTTGCATCCGCATCCAACTAA
- the SIL1 gene encoding Sil1p (similar to uniprot|Q6B1H9 Saccharomyces cerevisiae YOL031C SIL1 ER-localized protein required for protein translocation into the ER interacts with the ATPase domain of the Kar2p chaperone suggesting some role in modulating its activity homolog of Yarrowia lipolytica SLS1 GrpE-like protein in the ER) has translation MRVKCVNRAIYVLTVLLFSRLVVSQVVLTPSNSNADPKQKDTANTVAAVEANNDANIAKKDAESDLVIGDHLVCNTKECYPIGFVPSTEWKEIRPGQRLPPGLDIRVSLEKGVREAKLPEPGSENIGNEEEDVKGLVLGAEGSTLSESELKETSEDLENEQSGFKLNNAEKESDILQQETDLKIAVSDNAEATSNEPAGHEFSEDFAKIKSLMQSPDEKTWEEVETLLDDLVEFAHDYKKGFKILSNEFELLEYLSFNDTLSIQIRELAARIIVSSLRNNPPSIDFVNEKYPQTTFKLCEHLSELQASQGSKLLIKRFLSILDVLLSRTEYVSIKDDVLWRLYQIEDPSSKIKILEIIAKFYNEKNEQVIDTVQQDMKTVQKWVNELTTIIQTPELDELHLRSFFHCISFIKTRFKNRVKIDSDFLNWLIDEIEVRNEKSKDDIYKRDVDQLEFDNQLAKSRHAVFGNPNAARLKERLFDDDDTLIADEL, from the coding sequence ATGAGAGTCAAATGTGTAAACAGAGCCATATATGTGCTGACGGTGCTACTTTTTTCTAGGCTGGTTGTTTCTCAAGTTGTCCTAACACCATCTAATTCAAATGCTGATCCGAAACAAAAAGATACAGCAAATACAGTTGCTGCAGTGGAAGCTAATAATGACGCTAACATAGCTAAGAAAGACGCTGAATCAGATCTAGTTATTGGAGATCATTTGGTCTGCAATACAAAAGAATGTTATCCCATAGGATTTGTACCCTCTACagaatggaaagaaatcaGACCTGGTCAACGACTACCTCCAGGACTTGATATTAGAGTAAGCCTAGAGAAAGGTGTTAGGGAAGCTAAATTACCTGAACCAGGATCCGAGAACATTGGTAATGAGGAGGAAGATGTGAAGGGTTTGGTACTTGGTGCAGAAGGTTCGACCTTatctgaatctgaattgaaagaaaccTCAGAggatttggaaaatgagCAGAGTGGattcaaattgaacaatGCTGAAAAAGAGAGCGATATTCTACAGCAAGAAACTGATCTTAAGATAGCGGTGTCGGATAACGCTGAAGCAACCTCTAATGAACCTGCGGGGCACGAATTTTCTGAAGATTTTGCCAAAATAAAATCCTTAATGCAGTCACCAGATGAGAAGACGTGGGAAGAAGTTGAGACTCTTCTTGATGACTTAGTTGAGTTTGCACATGATTATAAAAAAGGTTTCAAGATTTTGTCAAATGAGTTCGAATTATTagaatatctttctttcaacgaTACTCTTTCTATTCAAATTAGAGAGCTGGCTGCTAGGATAATCGTCAGTTCGTTAAGGAATAATCCACCAAGTATTGATTTCgtgaatgaaaaatatccaCAGACCACCTTTAAATTGTGCGAGCATCTTTCTGAACTTCAAGCTTCTCAGGGCTCAAAATTACTTATCAAGAGGTTTTTATCTATACTTGACGTGTTGCTGAGCCGCACAGAATATGTGTCCATAAAAGATGACGTTTTATGGCGCTTAtaccaaattgaagacCCATCTTCTAAGATCAAGATATTAGAAATCATTGCCAAATTTTATAATGAGAAAAACGAACAAGTCATTGACACTGTGCAACAAGACATGAAGACAGTGCAAAAATGGGTGAATGAATTAACAACAATAATACAAACACCAGAACTAGATGAACTTCATCTCAGATCCTTCTTCCATTGCATCAGTTTCATAAAGACACGTTTCAAAAACCGTGTCAAAATAGAttctgatttcttgaattggtTAATCGATGAGATTGAAGTGCGCAATGAAAAATCGAAAGATGATATTTATAAAAGAGATGTGGATCAACTGGAATTTGATAATCAGTTAGCCAAAAGCAGACATGCAGTTTTCGGTAACCCAAATGCTGCCAGACTAAAAGAGAGACTctttgacgatgatgacaCTTTAATAGCCGATGAGCTATGA
- the MSE1 gene encoding glutamate--tRNA ligase MSE1 (similar to uniprot|P48525 Saccharomyces cerevisiae YOL033W MSE1 Mitochondrial glutamyl-tRNA synthetase encoded by a nuclear gene): MFRASVLGSIEKCTRKYSSLSKGKLEGILNKSKKSLFVKKPVKDVHPKYPVRTRFAPSPTGFLHMGSLRTALYNYLLAKNTGGEFLLRLEDTDQKRLVPGAEQSLYDALKWCNIKYDEGPGVNEIYGPYRQSDRTKIYQEYINTLVEKGDAYKCFCSKERLDALRESAQKLQPPTTVSYDRHCSKLSDQEVEANLKAGIPFTVRFKSPDKYPPFEDLLHGKLDIQPQVNPLDIRYDDPILMKSDNLPTYHFANVIDDHLMKITHVIRGEEWLPSTPKHTALYEAYGWTPPHYVHIPLLTTTSDKKLSKRKGDADVRAMRAKGILPEALINFSALFGWAPPRELASANHECFSLEELVHIFDLNHLTKGNAKVDDKKLYYFNKHYLTQRLQNPDQFEELLDIAYDFMKPNYKSLSKDHLREVLKSIGTHLTTIYDIDSSFYNLFKDPTYVNENATNFLENHNTDDVCRVLSFLKDKISESNISDLIKTAVEELSVPKKLIFESVRFALVGSMPCVKLPVLVKILTPDESNRRIGNALTLIKSR, translated from the coding sequence ATGTTCAGAGCTTCAGTGTTGGGCagcattgaaaaatgcacTAGAAAATATTCGTCTTTgtcaaaaggaaaacttGAAGGTATACTGAAtaaatccaagaaatctCTTTTTGTTAAAAAACCTGTCAAAGATGTGCATCCTAAGTACCCGGTAAGGACCAGGTTTGCTCCTTCTCCAACTGGGTTTCTTCACATGGGTTCATTAAGAACCGCGCTTTATAATTATCTACTAGCTAAGAATACAGGTGGTGAATTCCTATTGCGATTAGAGGATACTGATCAGAAAAGACTTGTACCTGGTGCAGAACAAAGTTTATACGATGCTTTAAAATGGTGtaatatcaaatatgaTGAAGGTCCTGGcgttaatgaaatatatgGTCCCTACAGACAAAGTGATAGAACCAAAATATATCAGGAATATATTAATACTCTTGTGGAAAAAGGAGATGCTTACAAatgtttttgttcaaaagaGCGTCTTGATGCATTAAGAGAGTCTGCACAGAAATTACAACCACCAACTACAGTGAGTTACGATCGTCACTGTTCAAAACTATCCGATCAAGAAGTAGAAGCAAATTTAAAGGCAGGTATTCCTTTTACTGTGAGATTTAAATCTCCAGACAAATATCCACCATTCGAGGATCTTCTTCATGGCAAATTGGACATACAACCACAAGTAAATCCTTTGGATATCAGATACGATGATCCAATCCTCATGAAATCGGACAACTTGCCAACTTATCACTTTGCAAATGTTATAGACGAtcatttgatgaaaattACACATGTTATTAGAGGTGAAGAGTGGCTTCCGTCCACACCAAAACACACTGCCCTATACGAAGCGTATGGTTGGACACCACCACACTATGTACATATCCCATTGTTGACAACTACCAGTGATAAAAAATTAAGTAAACGTAAAGGTGATGCTGATGTCCGGGCGATGCGTGCGAAGGGCATTTTACCTGAAgctttgatcaattttaGCGCACTTTTTGGGTGGGCACCTCCAAGAGAATTGGCTTCAGCTAACCACGAATGCTTTAGTCTCGAGGAATTAGTGcatatttttgatttaaaTCACTTGACGAAGGGAAATGCCAAAGTGGATGACAAAAAATTATACTACTTTAATAAGCACTATCTAACACAGAGGCTACAAAATCCGGACCAATTCGAAGAGCTTTTAGACATCGCATACGATTTTATGAAACCCAATTACAAGTCATTGAGCAAAGATCATTTAAGAGAGGTTTTAAAGTCTATTGGAACCCATTTGACAACGATTTACGATATTGATTCATCTTTTTAcaatttattcaaagatCCTACTTATGTCAATGAGAATGCTACCAATTTCTTGGAGAATCATAACACAGATGATGTTTGCAGGGTACTATCATTCCTGAAAGATAAAATCTCAGAATCTAACATCTCAGACCTCATCAAAACTGCAGTGGAAGAATTATCCGTACCAAAGAAACTTATTTTCGAAAGTGTTAGATTTGCTCTTGTCGGCTCAATGCCTTGCGTTAAACTTCCCGTCTTGGTGAAGATTCTTACACCAGATGAATCTAACAGAAGAATTGGTAACGCATTAACGCTGATCAAATCGCGTTAA